From the genome of Glycine max cultivar Williams 82 chromosome 2, Glycine_max_v4.0, whole genome shotgun sequence, one region includes:
- the LOC100808034 gene encoding protein NUCLEAR FUSION DEFECTIVE 4 — protein MPTSTSSQWLSLVGIIWLQSINGTNTNFPAYSSQLKQLLSMSQFQLNNLAFASDAGKLFGFFSGMAAFHLPLWLVLMIGSTLGLIGYGVQYLFISNQISSLSYWHVFLLTVLAGNSICWINTVCYVITIRNFSSDHRQVAVGLTTSYQGLSAKIFTSIVDAVSLHKKAKTFLFLNSFLPLIVALIAAPVVREIEAVTTRPKHIMSVGFVVMFVITIATGIYAVMSSLEFVSSKISPLGSLIGMLVSLLFPLLVPLSMKINALVGSWHKNREKQRVYHFTSEESHDDEGRIENEVKEGEDSREVNQEVGIGIREEIGVKLMLRRIDFWLYFFVYLFGATLGLVFLNNLGQIAESRGYSRTSSLVSLSSSFGFFGRLMPSIVDYFYRGKCTISRPASMVALMAPTAGSFFLLLHNTNLALYVGTAIIGVCTGAITSISVSTTTELFGTKNFSVNHNVVVANIPVGSFLFGYLAAFVYHKGGHHEHGKCMGMECYRDTFIIWGSLCFFGTFLAFVLHVRTRKFYSYKL, from the exons ATGCCTACTTCAACTTCTTCTCAATGGCTAAGCCTTGTTGGCATCATTTGGCTCCAATCCATAAATGGAACAAACACCAATTTCCCTGCTTACTCCTCCCAGCTGAAGCAGCTCCTCTCCATGTCCCAGTTTCAGCTCAACAACCTTGCTTTTGCCTCAGATGCAGGCAAACTCTTTGGTTTCTTTTCTGGCATGGCTGCTTTTCACCTCCCCCTTTGGCTTGTCCTCATGATTGGTTCAACTCTTGGATTAATTGGTTATGGTGTTCAATATCTCTTCATATCAAACCAAATCTCCTCTCTCTCCTATTGGCATGTGTTTTTGCTAACTGTTCTAGCAGGGAACAGCATTTGCTGGATCAACACTGTTTGCTATGTGATCACAATAAGGAACTTCTCATCCGATCATCGCCAAGTTGCTGTAGGGTTAACTACTAGTTACCAAGGGTTGAGTGCTAAGATTTTCACCAGCATTGTTGATGCTGTTTCTTTACACAAAAAGGCTAAAACATTTCTCTTTCTGAACTCATTCTTGCCTTTGATAGTTGCCCTAATAGCAGCTCCTGTGGTTAGAGAAATTGAAGCTGTCACAACAAGGCCTAAGCACATTATGAGTGTTGGATTTGTTGTTATGTTTGTGATTACAATTGCCACTGGAATATATGCTGTGATGAGCAGCTTGGAATTTGTGTCAAGCAAAATATCTCCACTTGGTAGCCTTATTGGCATGTTAGTGTCCCTTTTATTCCCTCTATTAGTTCCACTTTCCATGAAGATCAATGCACTAGTAGGGTCATGGcacaaaaatagagaaaaacaaagaGTATATCATTTTACTTCTGAGGAGAGTCATGATGATGAAGGCAGGATAGAGAATGAGGTTAAAGAGGGTGAAGATAGCAGAGAAGTTAATCAAGAAGTTGGTATTGGTATAAGAGAAGAAATAGGAGTGAAATTGATGCTGAGAAGAATAGATTTCTGGTTATATTTCTTTGTCTATTTATTCGGTGCAACACTTGGTTTAGTATTTCTGAACAACTTGGGACAAATTGCTGAATCCCGAGGTTACTCTAGAACTTCATCATTGGTgtctttgtcttcttcttttgggTTCTTCGGCCGTCTCATGCCATCTATAGTGGACTACTTTTACAG GGGTAAGTGTACAATATCAAGACCAGCTTCTATGGTAGCATTAATGGCTCCAACTGCAGGGTCATTTTTCTTACTACTCCACAATACTAACCTTGCCCTCTATGTTGGCACTGCCATAATTGGAGTTTGTACTGGAGCAATCACTTCAATTTCTGTGTCCACCACCACAGAGCTATTTGGAACCAAGAATTTCTCTGTGAACCATAATGTGGTGGTGGCCAACATTCCAGTGGGGTCTTTTTTGTTTGGCTACTTGGCTGCTTTTGTTTACCATAAGGGAGGGCATCATGAACATGGGAAATGCATGGGCATGGAATGCTACAGAGACACTTTCATCATATGGGGTTCCCTTTGTTTCTTTGGTACCTTTTTGgcttttgttctacatgttagGACTCGCAAGTTTTACTCATATAAACTATAG